The Anguilla rostrata isolate EN2019 chromosome 2, ASM1855537v3, whole genome shotgun sequence genome contains the following window.
tttttttaaatccattcattatctatacccgcttatcctgggcagggtcgcagggggtgctggagtctattCCAGTTTGCATTGGGCGAAAGGTAGGAATACAACAATGCAGATTGTAATTAGAAATTTGGCAACCATATTGTTTTAGCAGTGAAGCTTGAAtgattgtgctgtgctgttgttaGCAATGAGAGGTAAGATATCTATGACTAGATTATCATCTATGATGAGGAGCAATGGCAAAGTAGTCCTTCTTTCAAATGCCTCgttgtttctgtttgtgagcCATTTCTGTGCTCAAGTTGTAGCACACACCATAGAAaccccttcaccccccacccctcagtgAAGGGTTTTATTGAGGATCATCTGTAGTTTGCCGTCTATGCCGTGACTGCTGCAGGTTGCAGGTTTTGTGGTTTCTCTTTTGGTGCATTGACGTAGCCTGCTTCCAGCCTCCCATTTCTGCTTGCTTCATTTGTTTCTACTCAGCAATGTCCGTTGCCAAGAACGTTGTCATGACAGTGGAACAATTCACGACCAAGCAATACATGCTCCAGGATGGGGTTTTAGGATCTTAAAGCAATCTTGCCTGTATGAAAAAGCTTCCTCTTCACCTTGTACCTCAGTAACACCTTGGCAAATCTTTGAACCATCCTAGGAGGGCCTTTAAGTCCATcgtaacaaaatggaaaaaaaatatggcacaaCCCAAATATGGTCTGATGAAACTAAAGTTGAGTTCATTGGCCTGAAAGTAAACCCAAACCCAGACCATCACCAAGTGACACATGCCCACCATGAAGCATGGTGGTGATAGCATCATGTTATGGGATTGCTTTTCAGAAGGAGAAGCTAGGAAGCTAGTAGTCTTATTTTGTAAaagagaaatatgtttttaaatttaaaaaatagttaaataaaaaacattttcagtcataAAGGTATTGAATTTATAGCATTgattaaaggggaaaaatatCTCAATGCATTGAAGTTTTCAGGTGTAACAGGACAAAATGCATATTCTTTTGCATAGTAATTGCCCATTGATGATCACTGGCTTTTGTCACATGCCATTACACCATCTTGCACTTAGAGGTGAGCTGGGCTGGGGGTATTGGTGGGTAAGTgaagtgcgtatgtgtgtagcCCTCAGATTTAGTTCTGTGGCCTTGCCCTCTGGATGCACATGCATCTGCATTGTGTTTAAAGACATGTTGGCTGTTCTACCTACAGACCCTGAGTCATCACAGACAAGCACAACCCAATTTACACTTGCATTATTCGAAGAATAGTAAAAGGGGGGGTGATCAAAAATCCCCAGCTAAATTTCCTCATGAATCAAACTGTGTAACACTAAACTGTACACAACTTAGACCTTATTTTGGATTTCATATACACAATGTATTCATTTTCGTAAGATGTCCCTTCGGGGctcagaaagaagaaaatagataaataataaaacttaaaaataaaccaaatgtGCTTTGGCACAGCCACATCATAAAGAAAAGCATCACCTCAAATGTACCCTGGCCACATCCTGGCCAGCTGCTTTGTCTGTAGGTATGCTTTTAAAGCCTTTATTAAATAGGCATACCATACATTCATACTGCATACATGTTTAAGtgcaatgcagaaaaaaatccacaaacacTATTGCCTGCATATGTACTTGCCAACCGTGACCAGGACAAGCAGGTAttgataatagatggatggatggatggatgtaattGTCAGTTATATATTCCAGTTAGCTTTGTTAGTTTAACAGTTTGCTGAATGAGTGATGCATTATTCCTCATCCTGTTTTGGCACTGTTCTAGTACATGAATGGGCTTCTCAGTCTGGCATCAACCAGACCTTACCATGCAGACTGTGGTCAGTATGCAGTGCAATGCACAATTGGCATTGCACTgcatactggggggggggggggtagcgttTCAATTGACCAGGATGGCAGCATCTACTTGCTGGTTCATATGGTGTCCACAAGTTCATGTTGAGCTCTACATGGAgcatcttcctctgactcacgtGTGTGCGAGTCTGGCTTgtgaactgcagtgtgataagaaGTGTCAGCTGGCATCTCCTGCTTCCGAGGAGAGCGCATGCCTGGGCTTTCCTGAACTGACAACAGAGATTGTATTGTGTGTTGGAACATAAGCAAGTttagacattccaaattgggggaaaagcatattttattaaGTGATTCATTATATAGACAGAAATTGCATTCTGTCAGACTTTTATAACATGCCAACACGATACCCTTTGTCATTGCAAATATTCAAACCATCCATAACACAGCCTATATATATCACTAATTTCTAAATTTTACAAGTCTTTGTATACCTTAtttatgaatttgaaaaaatagcCATTGATGGTATAAGCCATTGGTGGTTGTGGCTTTTACTAATTTCCTCATATTTACCAGCTGTGCCCCGATTCATCTATCACTGGGTTTTACTAGTACTTTAACCCAGTTTTCATTCTTTGTTTTCAGAGTGATGGATAAAGGTTAATGGGTCAGCACTAACATATTCTTTTAATGGAGAGAAACACCCAAAGCAGCTTCACCCTGGATTCCAATAGGCGAATAGCATGGCAAGAGGACTGTTATGTCGATCTTCAGTCTGATGCCTGCAGcctaaaaacaaagatgaaaaCAGAAGGTGAGATCATTAAACTAGCTGAATTGGGCACAACTCTTCAGAACTATGCCaatgttaatgtaaatattttaccaTAGACAAGCCTCCTATTTGCACTGATCTCTCTGCATTTTCACTTGACTTCCTGTCTCCCAGGTGTTTGGATACAAAAGTACCGCAAGCAGCTAGTGCAATCCATCTCTGGCCCCTTCCTGGAGAGTATTGTGGCCCACATGCGGAACCAAAACCTGCTGAGCCTGGATGAGACTTTGGCTATGCAGGCCATGGTGCATCTACCGGAGAAGGTGCTCGCTGTCATTGACACCCTGGCCAACAAGGGCCCACAGGCCTCTGAGTCACTCCAGACCTTCATTGAGAAAACCAATAACAAGCTGTACCAACTCATCACTCTTGAGGGTGAGTTAGCACCCACCAGCCAAATTAGGCATTTGCTGTCATGTTTTGTGGGATTATAAATGATTGTATGAAATGTTACAGATTAAAAAGCAGTAATAATATGATATAAGGCTTTATACATTGCAATCAACAAAATGTTGAAAACTAAAAGCCTTAAAAGAATTTCATCTGAATTCATCAAATGATTTATTGCTGCAGGAAGGAAGAATCATTCTTCCTTTGAGCATCTGGGTATGATAAAATGATCATTAAACCAGCTTTGCTACTACATAATGAAATCATCTGGAATGGGATGACAGTTAAGTGCACTTGGTATTGATGAGGTTTCTCAGTTTAAATGTACGGCTGGGCAGCTCATTCAGTGGCCCCTTCAtttaaggcaccacactgtggtgcatCGTTcaggcgatatagctcaggaggtaagaccgattgtctggcagtcggagggttgccggttcaaaccccgccctgggcatgtcgaagtgtccttgagcaagacacctaacccctaacctctaactgctctggcgaatgagaggcatcaattgtaaagcgctttggataaaagcgctatataaatgcagtccatttaccatttaccatggtTATGCCCCATGGTCTTGGATCGAATCCAgattgtgccagtgctgactgtggccagtagtTTGGAAGGGCAATGCACAAATTTCAATTGCATCACCTAAGGTATGGAACGGTTCAGTTTGTTAGGGGTCTGCCCTCCATCGCTCACCAGTGACCCCCACTAGTCGATTAGGCACCTGTGGCCTGAATGTTAAAGCCACATTTCTAAGGTCATCCTCCGAATCCACTGAATGTGAGTTTAACTGTAGTCTGTGGTTTGAAAAGAAGCTAAATTGGCAGCGAGGTTCGCGCACGAACACGGCTGTGGTTGCAGATAATTGAACATTACAAATTAGGGTAGGAATTGGATGTAGTCATCCCCACCTTGGGCACcaaatttataaaacaaattgtaaaaaaattatatttgcgCCAACATTTGTAATCCTTGATAAAAAAGCTCCCATGAttgatgcaaaacaaatatgttaaCAATTCTTTCCCACATTAGTTGAATTTTCTGATATTTAACAGccttaaataattttacatgCATGATAATTTAATGTGATACCTTACTCCCCTTATCTTTAGACCTGATTGTGCAGAAGCACACAGAGGCCTTGCAGACACGCTACGGAGGCCTGGTGCCCAAGAGAACATCCCTGGACAGCTTTGCTACCCTGCTGCTGGTGGAGGGACTCTCGGATTTGCAGCAGAAGGAGCACGATGCCTTGCAAATTGAGGCTACAAAAGGCATGGGGAGGCACCATGCCAGACAGCTGGCACTGGACAAACTACTGCAGCCTCTTACCCGTGTGAGCATCCCACCACGCATCCTGCTCACAGTTGGAGTTGCCGGCATTGGCAAGAGTACCTTGGTACGACACTTTGTCCAGCTCTGGTCCAAAGGGGACATCTGTCAGGATGTCAGCTTCATCTTCCCTTTTACCTTCTGGGAGCTCAACGGGTTTGAGAAGCTGTCTGCTGAGCGACTCGTGAAGCAGGTCTATCCCCACGTGACTAATCTCAACCATGTCTTCAATGGGTCCTCTCGGGTCCTACTGATCTTCGATGGGCTGGACGAGTTCAAATGCCCTCTGGATTTCTCAGATGCTATGACTTGCACGGACCCCAAAAAGGAGGTTCCAGTGGACAACCTGATTACTAACATTGTGCGAGGGAACCTACTTCCTGATGCATCCGTCTGGATAACTTCTAGACCCACTGTAGCTGCCCAGATACCTGGAGGTCTGGTAGACAGGATGACTGAGATACCAGGATTTGGATACAAAGAAATAGAGGCTTTTTTGTCAAGCATGTTTCAGGATGAAAATCTTGTGAGCCAAATATGGTCCCATTTAAAATCCAACAAGATTTTCCTTGTGATGTCTTATGTGCCTTGTATTTGCTCAATTGTGGCTTCCACTATTGGGTTCCTCATAAAGAATGGCTCACAAGACTTACCCAGAACTTGGACAGAGCTCTActcttacttttttaaaatgatagtgGAGGGAGATTCCAAGGAACCCCTGAAGATAGAGCAGGCCTATGGAAGCAGCCGGAAGATAATAGGGAGCCTAGGACGGCTGGCATTCTATGGGCTTATCAAACGGAAGTATACCTTCCATGAGCAGGACATGAAAGCTAATGGCATTGACATGCCCTCCCTTCAGAGCAGCCTCAGCAGCTATATCCTTCTCAAGGAGGAGTCTGCAGCAAGCACAGTCTATTGCTTCATCCACCTTAGCATCCAGGAGTTCCTAGCTGCCACTTACTACTACACAGCTTCCAAGCGGGCCATCTTTGACCTCTTCACAGAGAGTGGCATGTCTTGGCCTAAAATTGGATTCCAGAACCACTTCAAGAATGCTCTGCAGAGATCACAGCAATCAGAAGATGGTCAGCTGGACATGTTTGTGCGCTTTCTGTCTGGTATGCTCTCACCGCTGGTGGTCAGGCCTCTTTCTGGGCTATTGCCATTGGCTCGAGATGAACACAGTGG
Protein-coding sequences here:
- the nlrc3 gene encoding NLR family CARD domain-containing protein 3, which translates into the protein MERNTQSSFTLDSNRRIAWQEDCYVDLQSDACSLKTKMKTEGVWIQKYRKQLVQSISGPFLESIVAHMRNQNLLSLDETLAMQAMVHLPEKVLAVIDTLANKGPQASESLQTFIEKTNNKLYQLITLEDLIVQKHTEALQTRYGGLVPKRTSLDSFATLLLVEGLSDLQQKEHDALQIEATKGMGRHHARQLALDKLLQPLTRVSIPPRILLTVGVAGIGKSTLVRHFVQLWSKGDICQDVSFIFPFTFWELNGFEKLSAERLVKQVYPHVTNLNHVFNGSSRVLLIFDGLDEFKCPLDFSDAMTCTDPKKEVPVDNLITNIVRGNLLPDASVWITSRPTVAAQIPGGLVDRMTEIPGFGYKEIEAFLSSMFQDENLVSQIWSHLKSNKIFLVMSYVPCICSIVASTIGFLIKNGSQDLPRTWTELYSYFFKMIVEGDSKEPLKIEQAYGSSRKIIGSLGRLAFYGLIKRKYTFHEQDMKANGIDMPSLQSSLSSYILLKEESAASTVYCFIHLSIQEFLAATYYYTASKRAIFDLFTESGMSWPKIGFQNHFKNALQRSQQSEDGQLDMFVRFLSGMLSPLVVRPLSGLLPLARDEHSGFRVPAASFMQSVLNSGCTVSLRAVNIVHCLQELQHTELTRTLEEGLRNNNLAGKLTPINCSVLAYLLQVSEECTEETNLSNCLNYGIVKSLLPQLLYCTNIRLENNHFKDDVMELLGSLLSAKDCHLQKISLAENAISNKGAKAISRSLMVNRSLTSLDFRSNNIGPKGAKALADALKRNQVLVSLSLQNNFIEEEGAKSIAEVLVTNRKLVTLNLQKNSISTEGAQRIAEALKKNQTLRELILSSNQLGDKGVAALAQALTVNHSLIALHLQSNSISNKGVSVLTKALRHNRGLRHLNLRENSIGVEGAKDMAKALQENNTLTHLDLTANLLHDEGAKAIAGAMKINQALTSLHLQWNFIKSKAAKALAHALLSNTTLQQLDLQENAIGDEGMIALAEALRRNTALKTLFLQGVSVGQTGAIALAEALMFNKTLHTLDLRGNSIGMEGAKAMSNALKKNRSLQVLNLQENSLGMDGAIFIATALTGNHNLTYINLQGNRIGESGAKVISDAIKTNSPNCVVKI